The Lycium barbarum isolate Lr01 chromosome 12, ASM1917538v2, whole genome shotgun sequence genome includes a region encoding these proteins:
- the LOC132622280 gene encoding L-type lectin-domain containing receptor kinase VII.1, which translates to MNQHLNFLLSYLLVTIFCSIQSDAATEFVFNGFKQSDVSLFGNATIESRILTLSNDSTFSIGRALYPSKIVTKEPNSSQVLPFSTSFIFAMAPYRDRLPGHGIVFLFVPHTGIDGTTSSQNLGFLNFTNNGNPNNHVFGVEFDVFKNQEFNDINDNHVGIDVNSLASVFAHEAGYWPDEKNKNSNDGNLKEESFETLKLNNGRNYQVWIDYADFRINVTMAPVGMKRPNQSLLDFPLNLSQVFEEEMYVGFTASTGDLAQSHKILSWSFSNSNFSISDSLITYGLPSFELPEDPVYRSKGFIAGMTVSLLFLVVVSVVVSLILIKRNRRMKREREDMEDWELEYWPHRITYQEIDAATKGFADENVIGIGGNGKVYKGVLAGGSEVAVKRISHENGEGARQFLAEISSLGRLKHRNLVSLRGWCKKERGSLILVYDYMENGSLDKRLFECDERNMLSFEDRIRILKDLASGVMYLHDGWEAKVLHRDIKASNVLLDKDMNARLGDFGLARMHDHGQVANTTRVVGTVGYLAPEFVRTGRASTQTDVFGYGVLILEVMCGRRPIEEEEGKPPLVDWLWELMRRGDLTNAFDSRLRTNQDFNEEDALRVLHLGMICASRDPKARPTMRQVVKFFDRNGDVDEYEAEDMDVYLLESLRSNTMLSNYSLNLSYGSHPTFEEIREGPNIG; encoded by the exons ATGAACCAACATCTAAATTTTCTTCTTTCTTACctgttagtaactatattttgtAGTATTCAATCAGATGCAGCAACTGAATTTGTCTTCAATGGTTTTAAACAATCAGATGTGTCACTTTTTGGGAATGCTACAATTGAATCTAGGATACTTACTCTTTCAAATGACTCAACTTTCTCAATTGGTAGAGCTCTGTACCCTTCAAAGATTGTCACAAAAGAACCAAATTCATCCCAAGTTCTTCCCTTTTCAACATCTTTCATTTTTGCTATGGCTCCTTATAGGGACAGGCTACCAGGACACGGCATAGTTTTCTTGTTTGTTCCACACACAGGTATTGATGGTACTACTTCTTCACAGAATTTAGGTTTCTTGAATTTCACAAATAATGGGAATCCCAATAACCATGTCTTTGGAGTTGAGTTTGATGTTTTCAAGAATCAAGAATTCAATGATATAAATGATAACCATGTTGGAATTGATGTCAATTCCCTTGCATCAGTGTTTGCTCATGAAGCAGGATATTGGCCTGATGAGAAAAATAAGAATAGTAATGATGGTAACTTAAAAGAAGAGTCTTTCGAGACTTTAAAGTTGAATAATGGAAGAAATTACCAAGTTTGGATTGACTATGCAGATTTCAGAATTAATGTGACTATGGCACCAGTTGGTATGAAAAGGCCTAACCAATCTTTGTTGGATTTTCCACTGAATCTTTCTCAAGTTTTTGAGGAAGAGATGTATGTGGGGTTCACTGCATCCACTGGAGATCTTGCTCAAAGTCACAAGATTTTATCTTGGAGTTTTAGTAACTCGAATTTTTCGATAAGTGATTCTTTGATCACATATGGTCTGCCATCATTTGAGCTTCCTGAGGATCCAGTTTATCGATCGAAGGGATTCATTGCAGGTATGACAGTGTCACTCTTGTTTCTTGTAGTGGTCAGTGTTGTAGTTTCATTGATTCTGATTAAGAGAAACAGGAGAATGAAAAGGGAAAGAGAGGATATGGAAGATTGGGAATTGGAATATTGGCCACATAGGATTACTTATCAAGAAATTGATGCTGCAACAAAGGGTTTTGCTGATGAAAATGTGATTGGTATTGGAGGTAATGGAAAGGTTTATAAAGGGGTTTTGGCTGGGGGTTCAGAGGTTGCAGTAAAGCGCATTTCTCACGAAAACGGTGAAGGGGCAAGGCAATTCTTGGCTGAGATTTCAAGTCTCGGTAGGCTAAAGCATAGAAATTTGGTGTCATTAAGAGGCTGGTGCAAGAAAGAAAGAGGCAGCCTGATTTTGGTTTATGATTATATGGAAAATGGGAGTTTGGACAAAAGGCTGTTTGAATGTGATGAGAGAAACATGTTGAGTTTTGAAGACAGAATTAGGATTTTGAAAGATCTGGCATCAGGGGTCATGTACTTGCATGATGGGTGGGAAGCAAAAGTGTTGCATAGGGACATTAAGGCTAGCAATGTTTTACTCGACAAGGATATGAATGCAAGGCTAGGTGATTTTGGTCTAGCCAGAATGCATGATCATGGTCAAGTTGCTAACACGACTCGAGTTGTTGGCACGGTGGGATACTTGGCGCCAGAGTTTGTCAGGACTGGCCGTGCCTCAACGCAAACCGATGTGTTTGGATATGGAGTTTTGATTTTGGAGGTGATGTGTGGAAGGAGGCCTATAGAGGAGGAAGAAGGCAAGCCACCTTTAGTGGATTGGCTGTGGGAACTAATGAGACGAGGCGACTTGACCAACGCCTTTGACAGTCGATTAAGGACTAATCAAGATTTTAATGAAGAGGACGCCTTAAGGGTATTGCACTTAGGCATGATATGCGCGAGCCGAGACCCCAAAGCTAGGCCAACCATGAGACAAGTGGTGAAATTTTTTGACAGGAATGGTGATGTTGATGAATATGAAGCTGAGGATATGGATGTTTACCTTCTGGAGAGTTTGAGATCTAATACCATGTTGTCCAATTATTCCTTGAATTTAAGCTATGGTTCACACCCAACATTTGAAGAAATTAGAGAAG GGCCTAACATTGGGTGA